TAAATAAGGAGTTGAGACCTTCTGTAAATAGCAACAGATGAAGTGAGAATATACTAAAACCACCACACTCAGGCATTTTTGTACATATTTGACCACTGCAATCCCTGCATGAAGgatgtgttttgctgttttatgtACATGAGACACAGCAAGCTCGAATAGAGCAGATGTTCAACGAATTCCACCACATTACAAAGGAAGTCACAAGCTCATTCCTGGCTCTGTGGAGCTCGAGAAATCCAGAGAGAAGTGATGAGTTCAGGGTTTGGCAGTTTGGAAGTTACCGACTGGCAAGCGACTTCACTTCATCCACTCGACTTTTGTGGATCTGGAAGGCAGGCGTCACCCAGCGGCCGCAGGAACACTGCTCGCCCTGCCAGCTGAAGGAGCCCAGCTTCGACGTGCACTTGGGACACAGGAGCTGCAAGAAAAGGAGATGACCCGGTCTAAGGCACACGCAGATGTAGGtctatttaaaatgtacttACATGGTGGTACATTAAATGGTGGCAACCTACACTGTAACGCTTCACAGAAGGGAAATGGGCTGAAGAACAGGCAAGAAGGCTGAACCGGCAtggctgctcagccctggcGGGTAGCAGGCAGCTGCGCTGGCGAAGGGAGGCTGTGGAAATGCAGCTGCTCAGACCCAGCACGGTTCCAGGACAGTTTTGCCAGTCTCCAGAAAGCCTCAATCAGCCTGACACCACAACAGGTTTTGGAAGTCCCACAAACTTTTCTcataccaaaaccaaacagcagatAAACCCTGTCCAACACCCTGGCTAGTGCTCTCAGTCCAACAAGACCACCAGCTCATTTCCTTATAAAAAGGATATTTAACATTTAAGAATCTTCATAAGCTGTAAAATCCATGCCAGAAAGGCTGGGAGACTTAGGACTTTCACATCAGGGAACAGAAACAGTTTGttctgcctctgaaaaaaaaaccccaaaaataaaGCTCACACTCCCCTTCACCTGTCCTTCCATTACTCCGAGCAGCGCTGGCTCCATCCACTGCACGGGCTCAATGAAGTAAGAAGTACACTTGTCACGGCCATCGACACAAAGCTGCGCTGAGTCCGTTACCCTCTTGTGGGCAAAGGCTGCTGGTCCGCTTCCTTCCGTGTGGGACAAAATGCTGGAACTACGGAACAGAGCGCGCCTGCCCTCCATGacattgggggaaaaaagaagtaaaataattgGGTTTTTTACTGGGGAAACCTACAGACGATAGAAACAGGGACATGTACCTTGTGACAAAAAGTAATTAAGCAATTGGTCAATTACAAATCCTACATTTTTTCTAATCCGGTCTAGGTCAGCAGGCGCTGACTCCCTTCAGGGTCGCTtcttaacaaacaaacaagtgacGTGTGTAGTCGggctctgccccacagctgtACGCTGTCTTTATACAgatctatttttaaacacttcctgCCTACTAAAACTTTATGCTTATATACTTGAAGAAACCTACACCTAGGAAATAGGAGGATTATTCAATGTCACTCTAAGCAATCCGTAAAAGGTAGTTAAAATGCAGCAAACCCCACAATCTACCAGAAGGTTCTTCTGGAAAAACCAATTGTCAAAAACGGATGTTATGGTTCCAGAGCAAGCAACTTCACAGAGCCCAGCAGAATTATACCTGCCTACAGAACGTGGCAGGTTAGGCTGCACAAGTGCTGCACAACTCCAAGTAACAAAAAgtggtttatttcatttatttgccTGATTTTTTGGTGGCATGCATGGCATGGAAACTTAGGCAAGAGCTCATCTCTGTCCTGACGATAATGACACACCCATTGATTTACACAGgctattttttctcttgagtCAATTTCAAGATGACATTTTatggagaaatacagaaagttcAGTACCTGCATTTCCTGCACCTGTAGAGAACCTCTGTGTTTGGAGTTTGACACAGAATGGTTGGATCAACAGCAAAGACTTCTCGGGGCAAGTCTTGAAGTTCTGCAGAGGGGTAAGTAACAAGTTGTGAATCGGATCAACGCAGCCATGCAGCATTTCTGTAGGACAAGACAGCACGGCGCCGCTGCCCCAGTCACAGCACGCAGAAGCCACCTTCTTTGCATTCACTTGTCCACTCACCAATTCCATTAGagaaactaaaaatgaaagagcCTCATCCCGCCACACCTAAGATTGGGATTTGCTTACTGAAAGGAACTGGGATCTAGACTCTGGCCTTAGCAATGGCAGAACAGTTGCATTTTGCGCTACATTCTTAAttaaactgaaagcaaaggcagaggagTTGTTAGAACAGTTCTGCCAGTCTTTTAGTGCACATGATACAGAAAGCTTACAAATGGGAACTGCTAAGG
The Falco peregrinus isolate bFalPer1 chromosome 6, bFalPer1.pri, whole genome shotgun sequence genome window above contains:
- the DUSP12 gene encoding dual specificity protein phosphatase 12 isoform X3, translating into MAVAPAGGMVPVFPGLYVGGAESCSSPEALAAAGVVAVLTVDAEEPPAVPGVRAMHVRARDEPGADLLSRLDECAAFLGAARAGGGAALVRWVNPGFQAQLKLYEAMGCAVDRSSALYRRYRLRSLAERDPELQDLPREVFAVDPTILCQTPNTEVLYRCRKCRRALFRSSSILSHTEGSGPAAFAHKRVTDSAQLCVDGRDKCTSYFIEPVQWMEPALLGVMEGQLLCPKCTSKLGSFSWQGEQCSCGRWVTPAFQIHKSRVDEVKSLASR